Proteins encoded in a region of the Melospiza georgiana isolate bMelGeo1 chromosome 2, bMelGeo1.pri, whole genome shotgun sequence genome:
- the SIK1 gene encoding serine/threonine-protein kinase SIK1 codes for MVIMSEFASAPAAAHGQQRPLRVGFYDIERTLGKGNFAVVKLARHRVTKTQVAIKIIDKTRLDPSNLEKIYREVQIMKLLNHPHIIKLYQVMETKDMLYIVTEFAKNGEMFDHLTSNGHLSESEARKKFWQILSAVEYCHSHHIVHRDLKTENLLLDANMNIKLADFGFGNFYKSGEPLSTWCGSPPYAAPEVFEGKEYEGPHLDIWSLGVVLYVLVCGSLPFDGPNLPTLRQRVLEGRFRIPYFMSEDCETLIRRMLVVDPTKRITISQIKQHKWMQADPSLQQQQSLSFSMQNYNSNLGDYNEQVLGIMQTLGIDRQRTVESLQNSSYNHFAAIYYLLLERLKEYRSSQVSTRPAAGRQPRPRSSEITNAEMPQDTLTSETLRSSLLYQQPQSLIQPSLQAEMDCDISNPLQPVFFPVDTNFNGLFRNRSISPNSLLETTISEEVRQEKELEDEIKAYDHPICIPSNTSRRHTLAEVTTHFYQHVPPCIVISSSASPTEGTSSDSCLTSSSNDSSVALSSCLAGQVMTGSPATARMTSPFLASQSDAPVLQVQGCMGGASLLPVSFQEGRRASDTSLTQGLKAFRQQLRKNARAKGFLGLNKIKGFARQVCQSSSSSRAARSAMSPFQHTQPNTCLYSSSGSSREGRSLLEEVLQQQRMLQFQHHQLLHTACPQTSQTPAASSIPSSDGTCKASNSILLSELQRENSFELAFAGSSQLLQPHFLGLSVSPVSSAAHLLDTHLYISSSSAAPLAAPFSQQQSFSTPSPSYDTVTLQHGDCEMEDLTSSQLGKFVLVK; via the exons ATGGTGATCATGTCGGAGTTCGCCTCGGCGCCCGCGGCCGCGCACGGCCAGCAGCGGCCCCTGCGAGTCGGCTTCTACGACATCGAGAGGACCCTGGGGAAAGGCAACTTCGCCGTGGTCAAGCTGGCCCGGCACAGGGTGACCAAGACGCAG gttgcaataaaaataatagacAAGACAAGGTTAGACCCAAGCAACCTGGAGAAGATTTATAGAGAAGTTCAGATAATGAAGCTTTTGAATCATCCCCACATTATCAAGCTATATCAG GTTATGGAGACAAAGGATATGCTGTACATTGTTACTGAGTTTGCAAAGAATGGAGAAATGTTTG ATCACCTGACCTCCAACGGGCACCTGAGCGAGAGCGAAGCACGGAAGAAGTTCTGGCAGATTCTCTCAGCTGTGGAATATTGTCACAGCCACCACATCGTGCACAGGGATCTCAAAACAGAGAACCTCCTGCTGGATGCTAACATGAATATCAAATTAGCAG ACTTTGGCTTTGGAAACTTTTACAAGTCGGGAGAGCCCCTCTCCACTTGGTGTGGAAGCCCACCCTATGCAGCTCCAGAAGTTTTCGAAGGCAAAGAATATGAAGGACCTCACCTTGACATATGG AGCCTTGGGGTGGTTCTGTACGTCCTTGTCTGCGGTTCTCTGCCTTTTGATGGACCCAATTTACCAACTCTGAGGCAAAGAGTGCTGGAGGGGCGGTTCCGCATCCCCTACTTCATGTCCGAAG ACTGTGAAACACTAATCCGACGGATGCTGGTTGTGGACCCAACCAAGCGGATAACCATCTCCCAGATCAAGCAGCACAAGTGGATGCAGGCTGACCCctcccttcagcagcagcagtcctTGTCCTTCTCCATGCAAAACTACAACTCCAACCTGGGTGACTACAACGAGCAGGTCCTCGGGATCATGCAAACCCTTGGCATCGACAGGCAGAGGACTGTGGAG TCCCTGCAGAACAGCAGCTACAACCACTTTGCTGCCATTTATTACCTGCTGCTGGAGCGCCTGAAGGAGTACCGGAGCAGCCAGGTGTCCACTCGGCCGGCAGCCGGCCGGCAGCCGCGGCCCCGGAGCTCCGAGATCACCAACGCTGAG ATGCCTCAGGACACTCTCACTAGTGAAACCCTGCGATCATCTCTGCTTTACCAGCAACCTCAGAGCCTGATTCAGCCTTCCTTGCAGGCAGAAATGGACTGTGACATAAGCAACCCATTACAG CCTGTGTTCTTCCCTGTGGACACCAACTTCAACGGGCTCTTCCGGAACCGCTCCATCTCCCCGAACAGCCTGCTGGAGACCACCATCAGCGAGGAAGTGAGGCAAGAGAAGGAGCTGGAAGATGAAATTAAGGCATATGACCACCCCATCTGCATCCCTAGCAACACCAGCAGGAGGCACACCCTGGCAGAAGTGACCACCCATTTCTATCAGCATGTCCCTCCAT GTATAGTCAtttcctcctctgccagccccacagagggAACTAGCTCAGACAGCTGCCTTACTTCATCTTCAAATGACAGCTCAGTGGCCCTGAGCAGCTGTTTGGCAGGTCAAGTAATGACAGGGAGCCCGGCCACAGCGAGGATGACGTCGCCTTTCCTCGCTTCCCAGTCTGACGCTCCCGTGTTACAAGTCCAGGGCTGCATGGGAGGTGCTTCTCTCCTGCCTGTCAGCTTCCAAGAAGGAAGGCGAGCATCTGATACCTCATTAACTCAAG GCTTGAAGGCTTTTAGGCAGCAGCTGCGGAAGAACGCTCGAGCCAAGGGGTTCCTCGGCTTGAATAAAATCAAAGGCTTTGCTCGGCAGGTGTGTcagtcctcctcctcctctcggGCAGCAAGGAGTGCCATGAGCCCTTTCCAGCACACGCAGCCCAACACCTGCTTGTACAGCAGCAGcgggagcagcagagaggggagaaGCCTCCTggaggaggtgctgcagcagcagag AATGCTCCAGTTCCAGCATCACCAACTACTCCACACAGCTTGTCCCCAGACCTCCCAGACACCCGCGGCAAGCAGCATCCCCTCCTCTGACGGAACCTGCAAAGCCTCCAACTCCATTCTGCTGTCAGAGCTGCAAAGAGAGAACTCCTTTGAGCTGGcctttgctggcagcagccaactGCTCCAACCTCATTTCCTGGGGCTGAGCGTGTCCCCAGTGTCATCAGCCGCTCACCTGCTGGACACTCACCTgtacatcagcagcagcagcgcggcCCCGCTGGCCGCCcccttctcccagcagcagagcttctCCACGCCATCGCCGAGCTATGACACTGTCACCCTGCAGCACGGGGACTGTGAGATGGAGGATCTGACTTCCAGCCAGCTGGGCAAGTTTGTGCTGGTCAAGTGA